The Streptomyces sp. NBC_00344 genome includes a window with the following:
- a CDS encoding CU044_5270 family protein — MNDLYDPSALRADAPLPDSERLAPQRAVLVAASRQETDNRRPAPSSARLPRRRIVLVTAAAAAAAAVIGGVILSLPDRSSGQTAGIARHTATGGRMLSAQASADTLELAAATVAKMGSPEPGPKQWVYEKSTSLGQGIHQPTEQWTRWDGTGDASLPGIAPVGSGKGFDPKKLQVRYGPNQEAKWKKEGYEDRSQRQFYDFLKTLPSDPDLMMQRILHAHAIGDIKGETAAQRDWREIDVLYRSVLIPPNAQAGLFRALAKVPGARVEKGIKDALGRPAIGVTVNYPKPIASGHLGRQEIWFDPTTYAYLGEVQHVAPVKVPKELPKGAPVTPAQDPNPAIITVRNASGVVDKPGARP; from the coding sequence ATGAACGACCTGTACGACCCGAGTGCCCTGCGCGCCGACGCCCCTCTGCCGGACAGTGAGCGGCTCGCTCCGCAGCGGGCCGTGCTCGTGGCGGCATCCCGGCAGGAGACCGACAACCGCCGGCCCGCACCGTCGAGTGCCCGGCTTCCCCGGCGCAGGATCGTCCTGGTGACCGCTGCGGCGGCCGCGGCCGCCGCCGTGATCGGCGGGGTCATTCTCTCTCTCCCGGACCGCTCGTCCGGCCAGACTGCCGGCATCGCCCGCCACACTGCCACCGGCGGTCGCATGCTGTCCGCACAGGCTTCGGCCGACACTCTTGAGCTCGCCGCGGCAACAGTGGCGAAGATGGGCTCGCCCGAACCCGGCCCGAAGCAATGGGTCTACGAGAAGAGCACGTCCCTGGGACAGGGCATCCATCAGCCCACCGAGCAGTGGACCCGCTGGGACGGCACGGGCGACGCGTCCCTGCCCGGTATTGCACCGGTCGGGAGCGGCAAGGGGTTCGACCCGAAAAAGCTCCAGGTCCGGTACGGGCCCAACCAGGAGGCGAAGTGGAAGAAGGAGGGGTACGAAGACCGCTCCCAGCGCCAGTTCTACGACTTCCTCAAGACGCTGCCGAGCGATCCCGACCTGATGATGCAGCGCATCCTCCACGCGCACGCTATCGGCGACATCAAGGGTGAGACCGCGGCGCAGCGCGACTGGCGGGAGATCGATGTGCTCTACCGCTCCGTCCTGATCCCGCCGAACGCACAGGCGGGCTTGTTCCGGGCGCTGGCGAAGGTCCCCGGTGCCCGTGTGGAGAAAGGCATCAAGGACGCGCTCGGGCGACCTGCCATCGGCGTGACCGTGAACTACCCGAAGCCCATCGCTTCGGGTCATCTCGGCAGGCAGGAGATCTGGTTCGACCCGACGACATACGCGTACCTCGGAGAGGTCCAGCACGTTGCGCCGGTGAAGGTCCCCAAGGAACTGCCGAAGGGGGCGCCAGTGACTCCGGCCCAGGACCCCAACCCCGCGATCATCACCGTCCGCAACGCCTCAGGTGTCGTGGACAAACCGGGTGCTCGCCCCTGA
- a CDS encoding class I SAM-dependent methyltransferase, whose protein sequence is MRTHPIDRPADLDVVRESYDRVADNYAHMVATTGFGDIRRHPWLKASIDAFAETVSELGPVLDVGCGPGTVTAYLSERGLDVSGVDLSPRMIENARRLHPQCRFSVASATDLDLGEASLGGVLGWWSLFNLPRDVLPQVLAMFARALKPGGHFITATHVGDEDAARTEAYGGVPVRWTTHKWRPEQLVDLIEQAGLHPVAELRLPADEQTGPGVVVMAKQPG, encoded by the coding sequence ATGCGCACCCACCCTATTGACCGGCCAGCCGATCTTGACGTGGTCCGTGAGTCCTATGACCGCGTGGCCGACAACTACGCCCACATGGTGGCGACGACGGGATTCGGCGACATCCGTAGGCATCCATGGCTCAAGGCATCAATCGACGCCTTCGCTGAGACAGTGAGCGAGCTTGGGCCTGTCCTGGACGTCGGCTGCGGACCGGGAACGGTGACCGCCTACCTTTCCGAACGCGGTCTCGACGTGTCCGGGGTCGATCTCTCTCCCCGGATGATCGAGAACGCGCGGCGTCTTCATCCGCAATGCCGCTTCAGTGTCGCTTCTGCCACCGACCTGGACCTCGGTGAAGCGTCCCTGGGCGGTGTGCTCGGGTGGTGGTCGCTGTTCAACCTCCCCCGTGATGTTCTTCCTCAGGTTCTCGCCATGTTCGCACGCGCGTTGAAGCCAGGCGGACACTTCATCACCGCAACACACGTCGGCGACGAAGACGCGGCGCGCACCGAGGCCTACGGAGGTGTACCCGTTCGGTGGACGACACACAAATGGCGGCCGGAACAACTCGTGGACCTGATCGAGCAGGCTGGGCTGCACCCGGTCGCCGAACTTCGGCTCCCTGCAGATGAGCAGACCGGGCCGGGTGTGGTCGTCATGGCCAAGCAGCCCGGCTGA
- a CDS encoding alpha/beta hydrolase: protein MQSLQFSAESSSNGMVVRDFTVDGVPGVLWSPASGAERAPLVLMGHGGGNHKQHPAMSGRAQRLVTGCGFHVAVIDAPGHGDRPRTAHDEAEIAELFRARAAGEPEGPIVVRYNDHLAELAVPEYVALLDALQELPEIGTEGPVGYWGINMGTAIGVPFVAAEPRITAAVFGQHWPDMLAGKAKQITIPIEFDLQWDDEHISRDAGLALFDAFASKEKSLHVNSGKHKELPRFEADSAVRFFARHLGGAVTAAA, encoded by the coding sequence ATGCAGTCTCTGCAGTTTTCCGCCGAGTCGTCGTCGAACGGCATGGTCGTGCGCGACTTCACCGTGGACGGCGTCCCCGGTGTTCTCTGGTCGCCGGCCTCCGGTGCCGAGCGCGCGCCTCTGGTCCTGATGGGGCACGGCGGCGGCAATCACAAGCAGCACCCGGCGATGTCCGGCCGGGCCCAGCGCCTGGTGACCGGCTGCGGATTCCACGTGGCCGTCATCGACGCGCCCGGTCATGGCGACCGGCCGCGCACGGCGCACGACGAGGCGGAGATCGCCGAGCTGTTCCGGGCGAGAGCGGCCGGCGAGCCGGAAGGCCCGATCGTCGTTCGCTACAACGATCACTTGGCGGAGCTCGCCGTGCCCGAGTACGTGGCGCTCCTGGACGCCCTCCAAGAGCTTCCGGAGATCGGCACCGAAGGGCCGGTCGGCTACTGGGGGATCAACATGGGCACGGCGATCGGCGTGCCATTCGTGGCAGCCGAACCCCGGATCACGGCCGCTGTTTTCGGCCAGCACTGGCCCGACATGCTGGCTGGGAAGGCGAAGCAGATCACCATCCCGATCGAGTTCGATCTGCAGTGGGATGACGAGCACATCTCTCGTGACGCGGGTCTCGCGTTGTTCGACGCCTTCGCCTCGAAGGAGAAGTCGTTGCACGTGAACTCGGGAAAGCACAAGGAGCTTCCCCGGTTCGAGGCAGACAGCGCGGTCCGGTTCTTCGCCCGGCACCTCGGCGGAGCGGTCACCGCCGCGGCCTGA
- a CDS encoding helix-turn-helix transcriptional regulator encodes MTQEALAERSGVSVSTIRGMETGRRRNPRRVVSR; translated from the coding sequence CTGACCCAGGAGGCCCTGGCCGAGCGCTCCGGCGTTTCGGTCAGCACGATCCGCGGCATGGAGACCGGCAGACGCCGCAACCCGCGGCGGGTCGTGTCGCGTTGA
- a CDS encoding DUF1772 domain-containing protein: MFNALEVVTIVVIGMMVGVEFSVAFVINPILNGLPGDNGLRGRTHGARMLGAVMPFWYITSLVLVAVWAIAGWHHHGTGLVVTAAALLILSVIMSLLLLVPINNRSKTWTTDDLPADWKEQMNRWDRFHYVRVAVIIAAFALLVAALT; this comes from the coding sequence ATGTTCAATGCACTCGAGGTCGTCACCATCGTGGTCATCGGCATGATGGTGGGGGTGGAGTTCTCCGTCGCCTTCGTCATCAACCCGATCCTGAACGGCCTCCCCGGCGACAACGGCCTGCGCGGCCGCACCCACGGGGCCCGGATGCTCGGCGCCGTGATGCCGTTCTGGTACATCACCTCGCTCGTTCTCGTCGCGGTCTGGGCTATCGCCGGATGGCACCACCACGGCACCGGCCTCGTCGTCACCGCCGCCGCACTGCTGATCCTCAGCGTGATCATGTCGCTCCTGCTGCTCGTCCCGATCAACAACCGGAGCAAGACGTGGACCACCGACGACCTGCCCGCCGACTGGAAGGAGCAGATGAACCGCTGGGACCGCTTCCACTACGTCCGCGTCGCCGTCATCATCGCCGCCTTCGCCCTGCTGGTCGCCGCCCTCACCTGA
- a CDS encoding TetR/AcrR family transcriptional regulator has protein sequence MSVQERKERERAARERLILATARELAEQLGWDAVTTRRLAERIEYSQPVLYSHFRGKREIIGAVALVGASEMAAALRAAASAADSPRARVSALARTYLDFAAHNPAVYDAMFQLDGGLAFAKENTPGPLKDAFAALLESLGEVAGDGVHPALFTEVFWAALHGLATLTRAGRLPPEETERRTELLVDRLAML, from the coding sequence ATGTCGGTACAGGAACGCAAGGAGCGCGAACGGGCGGCCCGTGAACGCCTCATCTTGGCGACGGCCCGCGAACTCGCCGAGCAACTGGGCTGGGACGCGGTCACCACCCGCCGGCTCGCCGAGCGCATCGAATACAGCCAGCCCGTCCTCTACAGCCACTTCCGCGGCAAGCGCGAGATCATCGGCGCCGTCGCCCTGGTGGGCGCCTCCGAGATGGCCGCGGCGCTGCGGGCTGCGGCCTCCGCCGCGGACAGCCCGCGCGCCCGGGTCTCCGCCCTCGCCCGCACCTACCTCGACTTCGCCGCACACAACCCGGCGGTCTACGACGCCATGTTCCAGCTCGACGGCGGCCTGGCGTTCGCGAAGGAGAACACCCCAGGACCTCTCAAGGACGCCTTCGCCGCCCTGCTGGAGAGCCTCGGCGAGGTCGCCGGGGACGGCGTCCACCCGGCACTGTTCACAGAGGTGTTCTGGGCGGCCCTGCATGGGCTGGCGACCCTGACCCGGGCGGGACGGCTGCCGCCGGAGGAGACCGAGCGGAGGACGGAGCTGCTGGTGGACCGGCTCGCCATGCTCTGA
- a CDS encoding ATP-binding SpoIIE family protein phosphatase, whose product MDSTPSPSSSSPFDLVSSALGRYIPRGGEAAAGPADSQGERTARPSQHAGTAGRQEQILGAVNLDRDLRITRCNLDAPVFAGLNAVTGRPFADLLPPGDVPTVTRRLLQVLDTGEAHVARVQRLRRDDGSELVVSMSILSAAAPQEGLTVSVIAMARRLHLYAAENAVGTSLDIGETAQSLAESLLAWGEVAAVDLDFAVWTGEAVTERAQGRIRLRRAALVPDRAWPEGYVTLGDDLPGDASRLLSLAVRRDDVAQAIVIPDREAMERVLGDPRLVRALVPGERPASVACIPLVLEGLDGAPPVVLGVAEVWRRTDRPFHDSELFDLQELVARTAHHVDLARQHQREHTQVLALQRRLLPRAGGDTIVVASVYQPTTPDSAGVGGDWVNSFPLPGGRTALVVGDVVGHGLGAAAVMGQLSMEARALLSAGLAPDEVLAHLDETVTLLDDTEAGLAAGYSALGSTCCIAVYDPVSHQVVLSSAGHLPPVLVLPDGHTSTLIVRPHPGLGAEFALREPYDVHTFAAPPGSLIALYTDGLVEDPAVSIDEGIGRLADAVCTVHPWDDLQQAARRVVAELSIRMRPRDDVTLLLARLVGCRKQDTASWRLPARDDAAARARALVSALLRQWRTRDDTRDSVMLLVSELVTNAVRFATGPITVRLIRAGHSLLCEVGDTGNGRPRLGRGGVLDDSGRGLHVVHRLTTRWGVRWTETGKVVWAEIAG is encoded by the coding sequence ATGGACTCCACACCCTCCCCCTCGTCCTCGTCGCCGTTCGACCTGGTCAGCAGTGCCTTGGGGCGCTACATCCCGCGCGGCGGGGAAGCGGCTGCAGGTCCGGCCGACTCGCAGGGCGAACGGACCGCCCGTCCATCCCAACACGCCGGTACGGCCGGCCGTCAGGAGCAGATCCTCGGCGCGGTCAATCTGGACCGGGATCTGAGGATCACCCGCTGCAATCTGGACGCCCCCGTGTTTGCGGGGCTGAATGCCGTGACCGGTAGACCTTTCGCCGACCTTCTGCCTCCCGGGGACGTACCGACGGTCACACGGCGTTTGCTGCAGGTCCTCGACACGGGTGAGGCGCACGTTGCCCGGGTCCAGCGCCTGCGGCGCGACGACGGGTCGGAATTGGTGGTCTCGATGAGCATCCTGTCCGCCGCGGCGCCTCAGGAGGGCCTGACCGTCTCCGTGATCGCCATGGCCAGGAGGCTGCACCTGTATGCCGCCGAGAACGCGGTCGGCACCTCCCTGGACATCGGCGAGACCGCGCAATCCCTGGCGGAGTCCCTGCTGGCCTGGGGGGAGGTGGCCGCCGTCGATCTCGACTTCGCCGTGTGGACGGGCGAGGCGGTCACTGAGCGGGCGCAGGGCCGCATCCGGCTGCGGCGGGCGGCTCTGGTGCCGGACCGGGCGTGGCCCGAGGGCTATGTGACTCTGGGTGACGATCTGCCCGGCGACGCGAGTCGCCTGCTGTCTCTCGCGGTCCGGCGTGACGACGTTGCGCAGGCCATCGTGATCCCTGACCGGGAGGCGATGGAGCGGGTGCTCGGCGATCCGCGGCTGGTGCGTGCTCTGGTGCCCGGTGAGCGGCCGGCGAGTGTGGCGTGCATACCGCTGGTCCTGGAGGGGCTGGACGGCGCGCCGCCCGTGGTGCTGGGCGTGGCGGAGGTCTGGCGGCGAACGGACCGTCCCTTCCATGACAGTGAGCTGTTCGACCTGCAGGAACTGGTGGCCAGGACCGCCCATCACGTCGACCTGGCCCGCCAGCACCAGCGCGAGCACACGCAGGTACTGGCGTTGCAGCGTCGGCTGCTGCCGCGGGCCGGCGGTGACACCATCGTGGTCGCCAGCGTCTACCAGCCCACCACACCGGACAGTGCGGGAGTCGGCGGTGACTGGGTGAACAGCTTTCCGCTGCCAGGAGGCCGTACCGCTCTGGTCGTCGGTGACGTCGTCGGGCACGGCCTGGGAGCCGCGGCGGTCATGGGCCAGCTGAGCATGGAGGCGCGCGCGCTGTTGTCAGCGGGGCTGGCGCCCGACGAGGTGCTGGCGCACCTGGACGAGACCGTGACTCTGCTGGACGACACGGAGGCCGGGCTGGCGGCCGGCTACAGCGCCCTCGGGTCGACCTGCTGCATCGCCGTCTACGACCCGGTCAGCCACCAGGTGGTGCTGTCCAGCGCCGGCCACCTCCCACCGGTCCTGGTGCTCCCGGACGGGCACACCAGCACGCTCATCGTCCGCCCCCACCCCGGCCTGGGCGCCGAATTCGCGCTGCGGGAGCCGTACGACGTACACACGTTCGCCGCACCCCCGGGCTCCCTGATCGCCCTCTACACCGACGGGCTGGTGGAGGATCCCGCCGTCTCGATCGACGAGGGCATCGGCAGGCTGGCGGATGCCGTGTGCACGGTGCATCCCTGGGACGACCTGCAGCAGGCCGCCCGGCGCGTGGTCGCCGAACTCTCGATACGGATGCGCCCGCGCGACGACGTGACCTTGCTGCTCGCACGCCTGGTGGGCTGCCGCAAACAGGACACCGCCAGCTGGCGGCTGCCCGCCCGGGACGACGCGGCCGCCAGGGCCCGCGCGCTGGTCTCGGCGCTCTTGCGGCAATGGCGCACCAGGGATGACACCCGGGACAGCGTGATGCTGCTGGTCAGCGAGCTGGTCACCAATGCGGTCCGCTTCGCCACCGGGCCGATCACGGTGCGGCTGATCAGGGCAGGTCACAGCCTGCTGTGCGAGGTGGGCGACACCGGCAACGGCAGGCCGAGGCTGGGCCGCGGCGGGGTGCTCGACGACAGCGGGCGTGGCCTGCACGTCGTGCACAGACTCACCACCCGGTGGGGGGTGCGGTGGACAGAAACCGGCAAGGTCGTCTGGGCGGAGATCGCCGGGTAG
- a CDS encoding type III polyketide synthase, giving the protein MAAYLCSPAVIHGEHAVETNQIAEEVRGRHPHAPWVPRIDGIAASTGIDTRGWMLPLETAVAPGSGSGLRAPGVGPAREALARDGFTEHDVDRAIAALEAIPAPQSVQERTAPAWEAVQSYGERAARGALQIAGLDVTDVDCLITSNSTTPALPGLDVALTNKLSLRDDVMLLPATQWACIAGTRSLALAADLVAADPDRVVLVVIAEALSTTYQPADDTLESLIVRLLFADTAVAAVVTGRQRPESVLRLDTAWHHTLPGTQDFHRLETRADGNHFVMDRRGPRAVQDTVTAMWEWLRIRHQDDPGSWHPDLLLAHPGGTRVLEYMEQTMPDEWPSGLLDYSRDSYTSGNRGGAAVFDILRRAHDAGQQPGSRAVLYAAAPGLTATAVEGEWL; this is encoded by the coding sequence TTGGCTGCTTACCTCTGCTCTCCCGCGGTGATACACGGCGAGCACGCCGTGGAGACCAACCAGATAGCGGAGGAAGTACGCGGCCGGCACCCGCACGCGCCGTGGGTGCCGCGGATCGACGGCATCGCGGCCAGCACGGGCATCGACACCCGCGGATGGATGCTGCCGCTGGAGACGGCCGTCGCGCCCGGCAGCGGTAGCGGCCTGCGGGCTCCCGGCGTCGGGCCGGCCCGGGAGGCGCTGGCCCGCGACGGGTTCACCGAGCACGACGTGGACCGCGCGATCGCCGCCCTCGAGGCGATACCTGCGCCGCAGTCCGTCCAGGAGCGCACCGCACCGGCCTGGGAGGCCGTGCAGTCCTATGGGGAGCGCGCAGCGCGCGGGGCGCTGCAGATCGCCGGGCTCGACGTCACCGACGTCGACTGCCTGATCACCAGTAACTCCACCACCCCGGCACTGCCGGGTCTGGACGTCGCACTGACCAACAAGCTCTCGCTCCGCGACGACGTGATGCTGCTCCCCGCCACGCAGTGGGCCTGCATCGCCGGGACTCGCTCCCTGGCGCTGGCGGCGGATCTCGTGGCCGCGGATCCCGACCGGGTCGTCCTGGTCGTGATCGCAGAGGCGCTGAGCACCACCTACCAGCCCGCGGACGACACCCTGGAATCCTTGATCGTCCGGCTGCTTTTCGCGGACACCGCAGTCGCCGCGGTGGTCACGGGCCGCCAGAGGCCCGAGTCGGTGCTGCGGCTGGACACGGCCTGGCACCACACCCTGCCCGGCACCCAGGACTTCCACCGCCTTGAGACGCGCGCCGACGGCAACCACTTCGTGATGGACCGGCGGGGGCCGCGCGCCGTGCAGGACACGGTCACCGCGATGTGGGAGTGGCTGCGCATACGTCACCAGGACGACCCCGGCTCCTGGCACCCCGACCTTCTGCTCGCGCACCCCGGCGGGACCCGTGTGCTCGAGTACATGGAACAGACGATGCCGGACGAGTGGCCGTCGGGGCTGCTGGACTACAGCCGGGACAGCTACACCAGCGGCAACCGCGGAGGCGCCGCCGTGTTCGACATCCTGCGGCGGGCCCATGACGCCGGGCAACAGCCAGGCAGCCGTGCCGTGCTGTACGCGGCGGCCCCGGGGCTCACCGCCACCGCCGTCGAGGGAGAGTGGCTGTAG
- a CDS encoding ribosomal protein L7/L12 produces MESIAVTVPLVLGFALIAASMDSKLKRLDHRFARVERQLDLITAHLGVPSELDAELSAVDALLRQGKSIAAIKAYREITGAGLKEAKEAVDQRAGRA; encoded by the coding sequence ATGGAATCCATAGCGGTGACAGTCCCTCTGGTGCTCGGCTTCGCGTTGATCGCCGCGAGCATGGACAGCAAACTCAAGCGGCTGGATCACCGATTCGCCCGGGTAGAGCGCCAACTGGATCTGATCACTGCCCATTTGGGAGTGCCATCGGAACTGGACGCTGAACTGAGTGCCGTCGACGCCCTCTTGCGCCAAGGAAAGAGTATCGCGGCGATCAAGGCTTACCGGGAGATCACGGGTGCGGGTCTCAAGGAGGCCAAGGAGGCCGTCGACCAGCGGGCGGGCAGGGCCTGA
- a CDS encoding alpha/beta fold hydrolase → MTKDSTPSTSAKWTGMVPVDDTALAVTDTGGPGVPVVYLNGQFATQGYWRRVIAELGSEWRHITYDERARGASKRSADYSFEAAVRDVDAVLAARGVDRALVVGWSYGALVGAHWAGRNPERAVGTVLVDGAFPYDWLDEAMEQRIRKLFRRMSWFLPLLRPTGLAPRMSAEQQANSNIEIGRLSRERELGPVLDSIAVPVRYVVASGTSFGSRGDEQERIRTGLDAVIARNPNIQIGAKVASNHGAILKKDFPAIAEAVREVAALDHGDR, encoded by the coding sequence ATGACCAAGGACAGCACGCCCTCGACCAGTGCGAAGTGGACCGGCATGGTGCCGGTTGACGATACGGCCCTGGCCGTCACCGACACCGGCGGCCCCGGTGTCCCCGTGGTCTACCTCAACGGCCAGTTCGCCACCCAGGGGTACTGGCGGCGGGTCATCGCTGAACTGGGGTCGGAGTGGCGGCACATCACCTACGACGAGCGAGCCCGCGGCGCATCGAAGCGTTCGGCGGACTATTCCTTCGAGGCAGCCGTCCGGGACGTCGACGCCGTTCTCGCGGCCAGGGGTGTGGACCGGGCCCTCGTGGTGGGCTGGTCCTACGGGGCGCTCGTCGGGGCGCACTGGGCCGGCCGTAATCCGGAGCGTGCCGTGGGCACGGTCCTGGTCGACGGCGCGTTCCCGTACGACTGGCTCGACGAGGCCATGGAGCAGCGGATCCGGAAGCTGTTCCGGCGGATGAGCTGGTTCCTGCCGCTGCTGCGTCCGACGGGCCTGGCCCCGCGGATGAGTGCCGAGCAGCAGGCGAACAGCAACATCGAGATCGGCAGGCTCTCACGCGAGCGCGAGCTGGGCCCCGTGCTGGACAGCATCGCCGTCCCGGTGCGGTATGTGGTCGCTTCGGGGACGTCCTTCGGGAGCCGCGGTGATGAGCAGGAACGGATACGCACCGGCCTCGACGCGGTGATCGCCCGCAACCCGAACATCCAGATCGGCGCGAAGGTCGCCAGCAACCACGGTGCGATCCTCAAGAAGGACTTCCCGGCCATCGCCGAGGCCGTACGCGAGGTCGCCGCCCTCGACCACGGGGACCGCTGA
- a CDS encoding DUF4097 family beta strand repeat-containing protein, which translates to MQKFDTPAPIAAVLDIPAGRIRFIAADRADTTVEVLPADPSKSRDTKTAEQTTVTYDDGVLRIKAPTSNQQLLGPSGSLEVTIQLPAGSRVEGTAASAELRGVGRLGDVVFDGAYRQIKIDEAASVRLTAIDGDVEVGRLGGPAEISTARGDIRITEAVRGTVVLRTEAGDISVAAAAGVSAALDAGTDYGRVSNSLKNDGSAVLDIRATTSHGDITARSL; encoded by the coding sequence ATGCAGAAGTTCGACACCCCCGCCCCGATCGCCGCCGTCCTGGACATCCCCGCCGGTCGCATCCGGTTCATCGCTGCAGACCGCGCCGACACCACGGTCGAGGTCCTGCCCGCCGACCCGTCCAAGAGCCGCGACACCAAGACCGCTGAGCAGACCACCGTGACCTACGACGACGGCGTCCTGCGGATCAAGGCCCCTACCTCCAACCAGCAGCTCCTCGGCCCCTCCGGATCCCTGGAGGTCACCATCCAACTGCCCGCAGGCTCCCGCGTCGAGGGCACAGCGGCCAGCGCCGAGCTCCGCGGCGTCGGACGCCTCGGTGACGTCGTCTTCGACGGCGCGTACCGCCAGATCAAGATCGACGAGGCGGCGAGCGTCCGCCTCACTGCGATCGATGGTGACGTCGAGGTCGGCAGGCTGGGCGGCCCCGCAGAGATCAGCACCGCAAGGGGCGACATCCGGATCACCGAGGCCGTGCGCGGCACAGTGGTGCTCCGCACCGAGGCCGGCGACATCTCGGTCGCCGCCGCCGCCGGTGTCTCGGCCGCCCTGGACGCCGGTACCGACTACGGCCGTGTCAGCAACTCCCTCAAGAACGATGGCTCCGCCGTACTCGACATCCGCGCCACCACCTCCCACGGCGACATCACCGCCCGCAGCCTCTGA
- a CDS encoding helix-turn-helix domain-containing protein, whose protein sequence is MPGGRLTQQERQQIALGLADSLPYAEIARRLDRPTSTITREVMRNGGPTVYRADLAHRATEHRTHRRRPASSRGPESVPQAHGRDAEAVAAYEEVFTTVLMASGLPKMAARVLTCLFTTDAGSLTASQLAERLQVSPASISKAIAFLEGQSLVRRERDERRRDRYVVDDELFYQATIASARSNDQLVATARQGAAVLGPHTPAATRLENIARFLDFISESITRAAEQAREVLHTRPGTDSDGIAQPTPDAG, encoded by the coding sequence ATGCCGGGAGGCAGGCTCACTCAGCAGGAACGTCAGCAGATCGCGCTGGGGCTGGCCGACAGCCTCCCCTACGCCGAGATCGCCCGACGCCTTGATCGCCCGACCTCGACGATCACGCGTGAGGTGATGCGCAACGGCGGTCCCACCGTCTACCGCGCCGACCTGGCCCACCGCGCCACCGAACACCGCACCCACCGGCGCAGGCCCGCCTCCTCCCGAGGGCCGGAATCAGTTCCCCAGGCGCACGGACGCGACGCTGAGGCCGTGGCCGCGTACGAGGAGGTGTTCACCACCGTCCTTATGGCCTCGGGCCTGCCCAAGATGGCGGCCCGGGTACTCACCTGCCTCTTCACCACCGACGCCGGCAGCCTCACCGCGTCCCAACTGGCCGAGCGCCTCCAGGTCAGCCCGGCGTCCATCTCCAAGGCGATCGCCTTCCTGGAGGGCCAGAGCCTCGTTCGCCGAGAACGCGACGAACGCCGCCGCGACCGCTACGTGGTCGACGACGAACTCTTCTACCAGGCGACAATCGCCAGCGCCCGGTCCAACGACCAACTTGTCGCAACCGCACGCCAAGGCGCCGCCGTCCTCGGCCCTCATACCCCCGCCGCCACCCGCCTGGAGAACATCGCCCGCTTCCTCGACTTCATCAGCGAGAGCATCACCCGCGCCGCCGAACAGGCCCGCGAAGTCCTCCACACCAGACCGGGAACCGACTCGGACGGCATCGCTCAACCAACTCCGGACGCCGGATAG
- a CDS encoding DUF1905 domain-containing protein, whose translation MDVVFAGHVIEWRGPSPFYFVPVPEEQSADIREVAAMATYGWGVIPVEARIGGITFATSLFPRDGGYLLPVRNAVRKPQGLSTGDEVTVEMAVRL comes from the coding sequence ATGGACGTTGTCTTCGCCGGCCACGTGATCGAGTGGCGTGGGCCTTCACCGTTCTACTTCGTTCCCGTGCCGGAGGAGCAGTCGGCCGACATACGCGAGGTGGCCGCGATGGCCACGTACGGCTGGGGCGTCATTCCTGTGGAGGCCCGGATCGGTGGGATCACCTTTGCGACATCGCTCTTCCCCAGGGACGGCGGCTATCTGCTGCCGGTAAGGAATGCCGTGCGCAAGCCGCAGGGCCTGTCGACGGGGGACGAGGTGACTGTGGAGATGGCCGTTCGCCTTTAG